One window of Dyadobacter sandarakinus genomic DNA carries:
- the der gene encoding ribosome biogenesis GTPase Der, translating to MTNIISIVGRPNVGKSTLFNRLTESRKAIMDNQSGVTRDRHYGYGEWTDQYFTVIDTGGYVVGSEDIFEGAIRDQVELAIEESTVVLFMVDTMTGLTDLDKDFANVLRRFKKPVYLVANKAETTERYQSAAEFYELGLGEQIFAISAQTGFGTGELLDEVIKHFDTAGVENPEQGIPRIAIMGRPNVGKSSFLNVLTGTDRSIVTDIAGTTRDAIHTHYKAFGMEFILTDTAGIRRKSRVKEDIEYYSTLRSVKAMEESDVVIVLLDATLGLEGQDMNIIGQADKAKKGIVIMVNKWDLVEKDSKTADAYKKNLLEKLAPMNYMPIIFASVVEKQRIHQVMEKAMEVYQNKTKKISTSKLNDVMQAEIEKYPPPAHRGKYINIKYMIQLPTPSPTFVFFSSHPKYVQEPYKRYLENRMRENFDFSGVPITMFFREK from the coding sequence ATGACAAATATTATTTCAATTGTGGGCCGGCCGAATGTCGGGAAATCCACATTATTCAACCGCCTCACCGAAAGCCGCAAGGCGATTATGGACAACCAGAGCGGTGTTACCCGCGACCGCCATTATGGTTACGGGGAATGGACTGATCAGTATTTTACAGTTATAGATACGGGCGGCTACGTAGTTGGCTCGGAAGATATATTTGAAGGCGCGATCCGCGATCAGGTGGAGCTTGCCATTGAGGAATCGACCGTGGTGCTGTTTATGGTAGATACCATGACGGGCCTGACCGATCTTGACAAGGATTTTGCAAACGTGCTGCGCCGGTTCAAAAAGCCGGTGTATCTCGTAGCCAACAAGGCCGAAACAACCGAACGCTACCAGTCGGCAGCGGAGTTTTACGAACTGGGACTGGGCGAACAGATCTTTGCGATTTCTGCGCAGACAGGCTTTGGTACGGGCGAGCTGCTGGACGAGGTGATCAAACACTTTGATACGGCAGGCGTTGAAAATCCTGAGCAGGGTATTCCGCGCATTGCGATCATGGGCCGTCCGAATGTAGGCAAATCATCATTCCTGAACGTACTGACCGGTACCGACAGGAGCATTGTAACCGATATCGCCGGCACCACCCGCGATGCGATCCACACGCATTACAAGGCATTCGGGATGGAATTTATCCTTACCGATACGGCGGGAATCCGCCGCAAATCACGCGTAAAAGAGGATATTGAATATTACTCCACACTGCGCTCCGTAAAAGCCATGGAAGAGTCTGATGTGGTGATTGTACTGCTGGACGCTACACTGGGACTTGAAGGCCAGGACATGAACATCATCGGACAAGCCGATAAAGCGAAAAAAGGGATCGTGATCATGGTCAACAAATGGGACCTTGTAGAAAAGGATTCTAAAACGGCCGATGCTTACAAGAAAAACCTGCTGGAAAAGCTGGCGCCCATGAACTACATGCCGATCATCTTTGCTTCGGTGGTAGAAAAGCAGCGCATACACCAGGTAATGGAAAAAGCAATGGAAGTGTACCAGAACAAGACGAAGAAGATCTCGACTTCCAAGCTGAACGACGTCATGCAGGCTGAAATTGAAAAATATCCGCCGCCGGCACACAGGGGTAAGTACATCAATATCAAGTACATGATCCAGTTGCCTACCCCCTCGCCGACCTTCGTGTTCTTTTCAAGTCATCCCAAGTATGTTCAGGAACCGTACAAGCGTTACCTCGAAAATCGTATGCGGGAAAACTTTGATTTTTCAGGCGTACCTATCACGATGTTCTTCAGGGAGAAGTAA